One stretch of Nesterenkonia halotolerans DNA includes these proteins:
- a CDS encoding aldolase catalytic domain-containing protein → MEIAKMFLDCTFRDGGYYNFWDFSRELILDYLSALPAAGVDVLELGFRTLKDSGYQGPCAFTTDDFLRGLPLPDSIMIGVMVNGGELTGKTMPQVEALERLFPVSAADSPVELVRVACHVHEFEAAVPATNWLKDRGYKVGFNLMQVADRSEEDIKRLARTAAQHPLDVLYFADSFGGMSPDQAAQIIQWIRTEWSGPMGIHTHDNMGLALSNSLRAMDEGVEWIDSTVTGMGRGPGNARTEELAIEMAARRDKSANFVPLMNLLRKHFKPMQAHYGWGTNPFYYLAGKYSIHPTYIQFMLNDARYDEEDVLSVIEHLRVEGGAKFDVQTMDAARQFYGEEAQGSWSPQSLFKDRDVLLLGTGPGVADHQLALESFIKEHKPLVVALNTQTSVSSDLIDVRVASHPIRLLADAEQHVRLPQPLIAPYSMLPRDAKDALGEKEVLDFGLRVQSDTFSFGDTHCVAPTSLVMAYAFAVIASGKAKGLYLAGFDGYPGEDARNEEMNHVVRRYTEEGGAVQLTSITPTKYDVDVQKSVYGMIS, encoded by the coding sequence TTGGAGATTGCCAAAATGTTCCTCGACTGTACTTTCAGAGATGGTGGCTACTACAACTTCTGGGACTTCTCCCGGGAGCTCATCCTTGACTACCTGAGCGCACTGCCAGCTGCAGGCGTGGATGTGTTGGAACTTGGATTCCGAACGCTCAAGGACTCTGGTTATCAAGGGCCCTGCGCGTTTACCACCGACGACTTCCTCCGCGGATTGCCCCTGCCTGACTCCATCATGATCGGCGTCATGGTTAACGGAGGCGAGCTGACCGGCAAAACTATGCCCCAGGTCGAAGCGCTGGAACGGCTCTTCCCCGTATCTGCCGCAGACTCTCCGGTGGAGCTCGTTCGTGTGGCTTGCCACGTCCACGAGTTTGAAGCCGCCGTCCCCGCCACGAACTGGCTGAAGGACCGTGGCTATAAGGTCGGTTTCAACCTCATGCAGGTCGCTGACCGCAGCGAAGAGGACATCAAACGTCTCGCACGCACCGCCGCCCAGCACCCACTCGACGTCCTCTACTTCGCCGACAGCTTCGGTGGCATGTCCCCAGATCAGGCCGCTCAGATCATTCAGTGGATTCGCACCGAGTGGTCCGGTCCCATGGGTATCCACACCCACGACAATATGGGGCTGGCCCTGTCCAACTCGCTGCGAGCAATGGACGAGGGCGTCGAGTGGATAGATTCGACGGTTACCGGCATGGGCCGCGGCCCGGGCAATGCCCGCACCGAAGAGCTGGCCATCGAAATGGCCGCCCGCCGCGACAAGTCGGCCAACTTCGTGCCGCTGATGAACCTGCTGCGCAAGCACTTCAAGCCGATGCAGGCCCACTACGGCTGGGGAACCAACCCCTTCTACTATCTGGCCGGGAAGTACAGCATCCACCCGACCTACATCCAGTTCATGCTCAATGATGCCCGGTACGACGAGGAAGATGTCCTCTCCGTGATCGAGCACCTTCGCGTTGAAGGTGGAGCCAAGTTCGATGTCCAGACCATGGATGCCGCTCGACAGTTCTACGGCGAGGAGGCGCAGGGCAGCTGGAGCCCGCAGAGTCTCTTCAAGGATCGCGACGTCCTGCTGCTCGGAACAGGCCCCGGCGTCGCGGACCACCAGCTTGCGCTCGAGTCCTTCATCAAGGAGCACAAGCCGCTCGTCGTCGCGCTCAACACGCAGACCTCAGTGTCCTCAGATCTGATCGATGTCCGGGTGGCGTCGCACCCCATCCGGCTGCTGGCCGACGCCGAGCAGCATGTGCGGCTGCCGCAACCGCTCATTGCGCCGTATTCGATGTTGCCTCGCGATGCCAAGGACGCGTTGGGGGAGAAAGAAGTTTTGGACTTTGGACTCCGCGTCCAATCCGACACTTTCAGCTTCGGTGACACGCACTGCGTCGCGCCGACGTCGCTGGTGATGGCCTATGCGTTCGCCGTGATCGCGAGCGGCAAAGCGAAGGGCCTCTATCTCGCCGGATTCGACGGATACCCTGGGGAGGATGCCCGCAACGAGGAGATGAACCACGTGGTGCGCCGGTACACCGAGGAGGGAGGCGCTGTGCAGCTCACCTCGATCACCCCGACCAAGTATGACGTGGACGTCCAGAAGAGCGTCTACGGGATGATTTCATGA
- a CDS encoding acylneuraminate cytidylyltransferase family protein: protein MSERVTAFLPCRAGSQRVPRKNIKPFADVQHGLIEIKLKQLFASEGVDEVVLSTNDEEILAYAATLDDPKLRVHRRAEKLSSSETSTDQLVAHALELIGKGHILWTHVTSPFISAAQYDMIIAAYQDQLIAGYDSLMTTTEIHGFLWQHERPMNYDRTVEKWPRTQTLEPVHEVNSGVFLAPAEVYRDLDDRIGERPYLYPLDKLVSHDIDWNEDFIVGETLLQKGLVQL from the coding sequence ATGAGCGAGCGCGTCACTGCGTTTCTCCCTTGCCGGGCCGGCAGCCAGCGGGTTCCGCGAAAGAACATCAAACCCTTCGCCGATGTGCAGCATGGGCTGATCGAGATCAAGCTCAAGCAGCTCTTCGCCAGCGAGGGTGTGGACGAGGTGGTTCTCTCCACCAACGACGAAGAGATCCTCGCTTACGCAGCCACTCTGGATGATCCCAAGCTCAGGGTGCACCGCCGTGCTGAAAAGCTCTCCTCCAGCGAGACCAGCACCGATCAGCTGGTGGCCCACGCCCTGGAGCTCATCGGGAAGGGTCATATTCTCTGGACGCACGTCACCAGCCCGTTCATCAGTGCGGCGCAGTACGACATGATCATCGCGGCATATCAGGACCAACTCATCGCTGGATACGACTCTTTGATGACCACCACAGAGATCCATGGCTTCCTCTGGCAGCACGAGCGTCCCATGAACTACGACAGAACCGTGGAGAAGTGGCCACGCACCCAGACACTGGAACCCGTCCACGAGGTCAACAGCGGAGTGTTCTTGGCGCCTGCCGAGGTGTACCGGGACCTGGACGACCGCATCGGGGAGCGCCCCTACCTGTACCCCCTGGACAAGCTGGTCAGCCACGACATTGACTGGAACGAAGACTTCATTGTGGGGGAGACGCTCCTGCAGAAGGGCCTTGTGCAGCTGTGA
- a CDS encoding HAD family hydrolase: protein MSASVDPSRYQTLVFDCDGVVLDSNRVKTRAFYEAALPYGEAAAQRLVDYHVSHGGISRYKKFALFLEEMVDGRQGPGLDSLLDAYATEVRAGLMACEIAPGLDQLRQVTRESRWLIVSGGDQEELREIFHARGISSHFDGGIFGSPDTKDEILAREMGRGNISGSALFLGDSTYDHQASSQAGLDFVFVSAWTEVPGWDTWCREQGIASVESLQQLL, encoded by the coding sequence GTGAGTGCGTCGGTGGATCCCTCGCGGTACCAGACGCTGGTCTTTGACTGCGATGGGGTCGTCCTCGACTCCAACCGGGTCAAGACGCGGGCCTTTTACGAGGCAGCGCTGCCCTACGGGGAAGCTGCGGCGCAGCGCCTGGTGGATTACCACGTGAGCCATGGTGGGATCTCGCGATACAAGAAGTTCGCGCTGTTTCTCGAGGAGATGGTGGACGGCCGCCAGGGGCCCGGACTGGATTCCCTCCTTGACGCCTACGCCACCGAGGTTCGAGCGGGCCTCATGGCCTGCGAGATCGCACCTGGGCTGGATCAACTGCGGCAGGTGACTCGGGAGTCCCGGTGGCTCATCGTCTCCGGCGGTGATCAAGAGGAGCTCCGAGAGATCTTCCACGCTCGAGGCATCAGCAGCCATTTCGACGGGGGGATCTTCGGCAGTCCCGATACCAAAGACGAGATCCTCGCCAGAGAGATGGGACGTGGCAACATTTCTGGTTCCGCGCTGTTCCTGGGCGACAGCACCTATGATCACCAGGCCTCCTCGCAGGCGGGCCTTGACTTCGTCTTCGTTTCCGCGTGGACCGAGGTCCCAGGATGGGACACCTGGTGCCGGGAACAGGGCATCGCCAGCGTCGAGAGTCTTCAGCAGCTCCTCTAA
- a CDS encoding ACP S-malonyltransferase, with protein MNPEPIAAPDRGGISVPVVRVESADELVFNPQRGALRYSVPLDDRGSLDALMLNKGSRALVVVFHGAMLNGRHHLPRFEWLRTLDERAEYSCLFLSDPTLSVDSKLLLGWYLGWEGMELYPLLGEVITKAAQAAGAEQIVLVGSSGGGFAALQVAPHLPGTLAIAFNAQTALNRYHWKAQANYIRRVRPALEDRGKSRRKWLSALGSRVSAVQTYSGPVRNRALVVQNVRDEHHYAKHYLPFKDSVQGGPNAQRVRFEEYSAAPFHEPPSRGRFVETIDRGLTMLEDWTA; from the coding sequence ATGAACCCTGAACCCATAGCCGCCCCAGACCGAGGCGGCATCTCCGTCCCGGTGGTGCGAGTTGAATCCGCTGATGAGCTGGTGTTCAACCCCCAACGGGGTGCTCTTCGCTACTCCGTCCCCCTGGACGACCGCGGGAGCCTGGACGCGTTGATGCTCAACAAGGGCAGCCGCGCGCTCGTCGTCGTCTTTCACGGGGCGATGCTGAACGGACGCCACCACCTGCCCCGTTTCGAGTGGCTCCGCACGCTGGACGAGCGAGCTGAGTACTCCTGCCTGTTCTTGTCCGACCCGACCCTGAGCGTGGATTCCAAGTTGCTGCTCGGCTGGTATCTCGGGTGGGAGGGAATGGAACTCTATCCGCTACTGGGGGAGGTCATCACCAAGGCGGCGCAAGCAGCCGGTGCCGAACAGATCGTCTTGGTCGGATCCTCCGGAGGGGGCTTCGCAGCTCTTCAGGTGGCACCACATCTCCCTGGGACTCTTGCGATCGCGTTCAACGCGCAGACCGCCCTGAACAGGTACCACTGGAAGGCGCAGGCCAACTACATTCGTCGCGTCCGGCCGGCTCTCGAAGACAGAGGAAAGTCTCGCCGCAAGTGGCTTTCTGCGCTCGGCAGCCGGGTGTCCGCCGTCCAGACCTACTCTGGGCCGGTTCGGAACCGTGCACTGGTCGTGCAGAATGTCCGCGACGAGCACCACTACGCGAAGCACTACCTCCCCTTCAAAGACTCCGTCCAGGGCGGCCCGAACGCGCAGCGAGTCAGGTTCGAGGAGTATTCCGCGGCGCCGTTCCACGAACCGCCAAGCCGGGGACGCTTCGTCGAGACCATTGACCGAGGCCTCACAATGCTGGAGGACTGGACCGCGTAG
- a CDS encoding glycosyltransferase family 2 protein, producing the protein MSSTEDLWRAGMIQGYISRGAGRIAELESTALRGASVHMREILASGASQGTLGYAEIVRKVLEGSVSSYSLSADWLARLAGVCALQNTEPTDTEFATAALQLINHRRADWPTNRRQLLKLEAELLFEQDRFDELEKLFADHPEVRSFHFDYLVTDSRSPFLRGSHGLPLQRWLERFNRQFDDYDLAPVSLRPGDGIPFNRLTSVPEADAHGVGEEPGDPLVTVIMTAFQPEREDVLQSARSILEQTWQNLELLILDDASPADYAPMLDELETLDQRVRVIRLETNGGTYAARNIGITQARGQYVTGQDADDWSHPQRIEKQVRDLVQHPDQPGNQVYTVNMTEDLVRIRRGYLPYIPSAPTLMAPTQLLRELGGYLPARKAADNELRNRLAAYARKPVGLIKEPLIFMRILPDSLSRADFRPGWQHPARRAFWSAYKTWHARATPEQLRLTGGDVAPVHVPPRFTEPPAPGPKLDVVIAADWCEYGPEQISALEEIHQLLQAGLRVGVLHLDNALHLARYSRTHCAPIEELISTGQVQLVLADEDFHEVGLLLVRNPELLQFMPAGSTAFTPDRVAVVAEAAPRDASSKVKYLPAECARHAETYFGRRAQWVPSRARVRSSLEQLLPVEDLSALTYASPFVPGASRKRRSLASRRPVIGRWAGVTREDWPTHAAETLLRWPANEATDVRLYGDPAAAQRALGVRHLPANWVVFESVDASRSGFYRGVDFFVHYAQTPPSQPERAVLEAMASGSVVILPSAFETTYRGAALYAEADAVQPLIRRYSAEEELFEAQAARGVAFAQKYAWTAYADLIGQLAEQPQTTPDRETLAL; encoded by the coding sequence ATGAGCAGCACCGAGGACCTCTGGCGCGCCGGCATGATCCAGGGATACATCTCCCGCGGAGCAGGGCGCATCGCGGAGCTTGAGAGCACCGCCCTGCGCGGCGCCTCGGTGCACATGCGCGAGATCCTCGCCTCGGGCGCCTCCCAAGGCACCTTGGGGTACGCGGAGATCGTTCGGAAGGTGCTCGAGGGCTCCGTCTCCAGCTACTCGCTGAGCGCGGACTGGCTCGCCCGGCTGGCTGGAGTCTGCGCACTGCAGAACACCGAACCCACCGACACAGAATTCGCCACGGCCGCGCTGCAGCTGATCAACCACCGGCGCGCTGACTGGCCGACCAACCGGCGGCAGCTGCTCAAGCTCGAGGCCGAGCTGCTCTTCGAACAGGACCGCTTCGACGAGCTCGAGAAGCTGTTCGCTGATCACCCCGAGGTGCGGTCTTTCCATTTCGACTACCTGGTCACCGACTCCCGAAGCCCCTTCCTGCGCGGCAGTCACGGACTGCCGCTCCAGCGCTGGCTGGAACGGTTCAACAGGCAGTTCGACGACTACGACCTGGCTCCGGTCTCGCTGCGCCCCGGCGACGGGATCCCCTTCAACCGGCTCACCTCCGTCCCGGAGGCTGACGCGCACGGTGTGGGGGAGGAGCCCGGGGATCCTTTGGTCACCGTGATCATGACGGCCTTCCAGCCCGAGCGTGAGGATGTGCTGCAGTCAGCGCGGTCCATCCTGGAGCAGACCTGGCAGAACCTGGAGCTGCTCATCCTCGATGACGCCTCCCCGGCGGACTATGCGCCGATGCTCGATGAGCTCGAGACCCTGGACCAGCGGGTGCGTGTGATCCGGTTGGAGACCAACGGCGGGACCTATGCCGCACGCAACATCGGGATCACCCAGGCGCGCGGGCAGTACGTCACCGGCCAGGACGCCGATGACTGGTCCCATCCGCAGCGAATCGAAAAGCAGGTCCGGGACCTGGTGCAGCACCCGGACCAGCCCGGCAATCAGGTCTACACGGTGAACATGACCGAGGATCTGGTGCGCATCCGCCGCGGCTACCTGCCGTATATCCCCAGCGCCCCCACGCTCATGGCGCCCACCCAGCTGCTGCGCGAGCTCGGCGGTTACCTGCCGGCCCGCAAGGCTGCTGATAACGAGCTGCGGAACCGACTGGCCGCCTACGCGCGCAAGCCTGTGGGGCTGATCAAAGAGCCGCTCATCTTCATGCGGATCCTGCCCGACTCCCTCTCCCGGGCCGATTTCCGCCCGGGTTGGCAGCACCCCGCCCGGCGCGCGTTCTGGAGCGCCTATAAGACCTGGCATGCCCGGGCCACCCCCGAGCAGCTCCGGCTCACCGGCGGGGACGTGGCCCCGGTCCATGTCCCGCCGCGCTTCACCGAACCCCCGGCGCCCGGCCCCAAGCTCGACGTCGTGATCGCTGCAGACTGGTGTGAATATGGCCCCGAGCAGATCAGCGCTCTGGAAGAGATCCACCAGCTGCTGCAGGCCGGTCTGCGCGTGGGAGTGCTCCACCTGGACAACGCCCTGCATCTTGCTCGCTACTCCAGAACGCACTGCGCCCCGATCGAGGAGCTCATCTCCACCGGACAGGTGCAGCTGGTGCTCGCGGATGAAGACTTCCACGAGGTGGGACTGCTGCTGGTGCGCAATCCCGAGCTGCTCCAATTCATGCCGGCCGGATCCACAGCATTCACCCCGGATCGGGTGGCCGTGGTGGCCGAAGCGGCACCCCGCGACGCCAGCTCCAAGGTTAAATACCTGCCAGCCGAATGCGCCCGGCACGCCGAGACCTACTTCGGACGACGTGCCCAGTGGGTGCCGAGCAGGGCCAGGGTCCGCAGCTCGCTGGAACAGCTTCTGCCGGTTGAGGACCTCAGCGCGCTCACCTACGCCAGTCCCTTCGTCCCCGGTGCCTCACGCAAGCGCCGTAGCCTGGCCTCTCGCCGTCCTGTCATAGGCCGCTGGGCCGGAGTCACCCGCGAAGACTGGCCTACCCACGCCGCAGAGACGCTTCTGCGCTGGCCCGCCAATGAGGCGACCGATGTTCGCCTCTACGGGGACCCGGCAGCGGCGCAGCGTGCCCTGGGCGTGCGGCATCTCCCCGCGAACTGGGTGGTCTTCGAATCCGTCGACGCCTCCCGTTCAGGGTTCTACCGAGGGGTGGACTTCTTCGTCCACTACGCGCAGACCCCACCCAGCCAGCCCGAGCGGGCTGTCCTGGAAGCGATGGCGAGTGGCAGCGTGGTGATCCTCCCTTCGGCCTTTGAAACCACCTACCGGGGCGCCGCCCTCTACGCGGAGGCAGATGCCGTGCAGCCCCTGATTCGACGCTACAGCGCCGAGGAAGAGCTGTTTGAGGCGCAGGCCGCACGCGGGGTGGCGTTCGCCCAGAAGTACGCCTGGACGGCGTACGCAGACCTCATCGGCCAGCTGGCCGAGCAGCCCCAGACCACACCAGATCGGGAGACACTGGCTCTATGA
- a CDS encoding DMT family transporter, with protein sequence MLPYLMMLLVVVFYAGNILIGESLNSLPPLTIAFCRLVIAFLCLAPLAGKAAWRAREVFRAQWKPLLLLTLTGVAFFNTFIYGALQFTSSTNVSVLESLIPALTLALSALLLRERLRSVQWWGVALSLSGALWVITDGQLLRLAELSWNVGDGIMVGAIISWSLYSLAVTRYLHLFPTFSVVLVMTGLGALVLTPLVAVEWMVLGVPALTLAEHVPGLVYLGVFPSVVALLFYNRAVQRLGAARASVFLNFLPVVTMAGAVLWLGAELTAAKIIGALVVILGVLLATRVGRTGEMS encoded by the coding sequence GTGCTCCCCTACCTGATGATGCTCCTGGTGGTGGTCTTCTACGCCGGCAATATCCTGATCGGGGAATCCCTCAACAGTCTTCCGCCGCTGACCATCGCGTTCTGCCGTCTGGTCATCGCCTTCCTCTGCCTCGCGCCCTTGGCGGGCAAGGCCGCCTGGCGGGCACGGGAAGTCTTCCGTGCCCAGTGGAAGCCGTTGCTGCTGCTGACCCTCACAGGTGTCGCCTTCTTCAACACGTTCATCTATGGCGCTCTGCAGTTCACCTCCTCCACCAACGTCTCAGTCCTGGAGTCCCTGATCCCCGCGCTGACTCTGGCGTTGAGCGCGCTGCTCCTCCGGGAGAGGCTTCGCTCTGTCCAGTGGTGGGGAGTCGCACTGTCCCTCTCCGGCGCTCTCTGGGTCATCACCGATGGTCAGCTTCTGCGGCTTGCGGAGCTCTCGTGGAACGTGGGCGACGGCATCATGGTCGGGGCCATCATCTCCTGGTCGTTGTACTCCCTCGCGGTGACGCGGTACCTGCACCTGTTCCCCACCTTCAGCGTCGTCCTCGTCATGACGGGGCTGGGGGCTCTCGTGCTGACACCTTTGGTCGCCGTGGAGTGGATGGTGCTGGGCGTCCCCGCACTCACGCTGGCCGAGCACGTTCCGGGACTGGTCTACCTGGGAGTGTTCCCGAGCGTGGTGGCGCTGTTGTTCTACAACCGGGCGGTGCAGCGTCTGGGGGCCGCTCGAGCGTCCGTCTTTCTGAACTTCCTGCCGGTGGTGACCATGGCGGGGGCAGTCCTGTGGCTAGGCGCCGAGCTCACGGCCGCAAAGATCATCGGGGCGCTCGTGGTTATTCTCGGAGTGCTGCTGGCCACTCGCGTCGGCAGGACAGGAGAGATGAGCTAG
- a CDS encoding glycosyltransferase family 2 protein, protein MFGTLRTLRRFPRPGSSPARYTAYTRDPHGPMVTVGITSYNDAEKISRCLESIAAQTLGAEHIEVLVVDDGSTDKTAGIARRHEHSASWACFSVQRHRASGSPSKGRNIIMDQALGEFVFFVDADDYLGPEALRAMTQAAKKKRADIVVGRYVGVNRSAPNVLEPRDAKPGKEYHSGWLNSLHVQKLLRTDFIRGLDYRFNESLIYASDHPFMISAFLHAHSVAMVEDVDCYFLTMDAPETEPGSGSGSGSAGAAAKGRVNVSRAEIPAKRQLQFLHDCFGILALGRGQGGRISTRAGKMRADYWNRLLKLHLPMLVLRKNDDDAAIVELAQQARGVAELYGAETSRARLAEEAQRMLGALREAEGPGDGAAVAAAAQQVRADVRGSS, encoded by the coding sequence TTGTTCGGCACACTCCGCACGCTCCGCAGGTTTCCGCGACCTGGCTCCTCCCCTGCCCGGTACACCGCGTACACCCGCGATCCCCACGGGCCGATGGTCACGGTCGGGATCACCAGCTACAACGACGCGGAGAAGATCTCCCGCTGCCTGGAGAGCATCGCGGCCCAGACCCTGGGTGCCGAACACATCGAGGTGCTGGTCGTGGACGATGGCTCCACGGACAAGACCGCGGGGATCGCCCGCCGGCATGAGCACAGCGCCTCCTGGGCATGTTTCTCCGTGCAGCGCCACCGCGCCTCGGGCAGTCCGTCCAAGGGGCGGAACATCATCATGGACCAGGCCCTTGGCGAGTTCGTGTTCTTTGTGGACGCCGATGACTACCTGGGCCCCGAGGCGCTGCGCGCGATGACCCAGGCAGCCAAGAAGAAGCGGGCGGACATCGTGGTGGGCCGCTACGTCGGAGTGAACCGCTCGGCTCCCAACGTGCTGGAACCCCGCGACGCCAAACCCGGCAAGGAGTACCACTCGGGCTGGCTCAACAGTCTGCATGTGCAGAAGCTGCTCCGGACTGACTTCATCCGCGGCCTGGACTACCGGTTCAACGAATCACTGATCTACGCCAGCGATCACCCCTTCATGATCAGCGCCTTCCTGCACGCGCACAGCGTGGCGATGGTCGAAGACGTGGACTGCTACTTCCTCACCATGGACGCGCCGGAGACAGAGCCTGGGTCCGGTTCTGGGTCTGGTTCTGCCGGCGCAGCAGCCAAGGGCCGGGTGAACGTCTCGCGCGCCGAGATCCCCGCCAAGCGGCAGCTGCAGTTCCTCCACGACTGCTTCGGCATCCTCGCGCTCGGGCGGGGTCAGGGCGGGCGGATCAGCACCCGCGCCGGCAAGATGCGCGCCGATTATTGGAACCGTCTGCTGAAGCTGCACCTGCCCATGCTGGTGCTGCGCAAGAACGACGACGACGCCGCCATTGTTGAACTGGCTCAGCAGGCGCGGGGTGTCGCCGAGCTCTACGGGGCGGAGACCTCCAGGGCGAGGCTGGCCGAGGAGGCCCAGCGAATGCTCGGAGCCCTCCGCGAGGCCGAGGGTCCCGGTGATGGCGCCGCGGTTGCCGCAGCAGCACAGCAGGTCCGCGCGGACGTGCGCGGATCATCCTGA
- a CDS encoding acylneuraminate cytidylyltransferase family protein: MSSSEKTSAETLDPITVVIPARAGSERVPQKNTKPFAEIPGGLLQLKLQQLAQVQEIDKIIVSSNDPLVLSVTEEFAKTTGGSRFVPLERPDELGRSSTPMSQFIDYVATLEPTGTMCMTHVTHPFLRADYFRELIRAWREAVDAGHDSLLTVTKLQTFLWDENGPFNYDPTAERWPRSQDIKPLYEINHGAYFIPFARMREVGDRVGTNPKMYELPENAVLDIDWPEQFQLLEDMALARAHRGVSLL; encoded by the coding sequence GTGAGCAGCTCAGAGAAGACCTCAGCAGAGACCCTCGACCCGATCACCGTGGTCATCCCCGCCCGCGCCGGCAGCGAGCGGGTGCCGCAGAAGAACACCAAACCCTTCGCGGAGATCCCCGGCGGGCTGTTGCAGCTGAAGCTGCAGCAGCTGGCCCAGGTGCAGGAGATCGACAAGATCATCGTCTCCTCGAATGACCCGCTGGTGCTCAGCGTGACCGAGGAGTTCGCCAAGACCACCGGCGGCAGCCGATTCGTCCCGCTGGAGCGCCCGGATGAGCTGGGCCGGTCCTCCACGCCGATGAGTCAGTTCATCGACTACGTGGCCACCCTGGAACCCACGGGCACCATGTGTATGACCCACGTGACCCACCCGTTCCTGCGCGCGGACTACTTCCGGGAACTCATCCGCGCCTGGCGCGAGGCGGTCGACGCCGGCCACGACAGCCTGCTCACCGTCACCAAGCTGCAGACCTTCCTCTGGGATGAGAACGGGCCGTTCAACTACGACCCGACCGCGGAGAGGTGGCCCCGCAGCCAGGACATCAAGCCGCTCTACGAGATCAACCACGGCGCGTACTTCATCCCGTTCGCACGCATGCGGGAGGTCGGCGACCGTGTCGGCACGAACCCGAAGATGTACGAGCTTCCGGAGAACGCGGTCCTGGACATCGACTGGCCGGAGCAGTTTCAGCTGCTCGAGGACATGGCACTGGCGCGGGCGCACCGCGGCGTGAGCCTGCTCTGA
- a CDS encoding ATP-grasp fold amidoligase family protein, protein MTLEKSARESPFLRFANAEYQRRGTQQRRDLSNKTYVHSLLENKTLGDARLGLPTQHAILHSTEEITTEVLGDRVALKFAHGWSAKGVMLLERVGEDRYFDNMALREWTLEEIREKQQAVAAKFRRKDPAWIVEEFLHGAQPGTVPFDYKFYVFQGQIAMVAQIDRNTSPPRMVKLDGDLKPFTVGRDYFLRLRDIQPGAPVVPRSAVMLSRWAIELSEMTDAPFVRVDLYDTVDGPYFGEFTFSSGAEVRGTVTYSEEMLARFDHLFLEARKRLNGEDSEPLTGWSKALQDTEDEELASYPLIGLTAYQRFAHFLYNRGSLGGARLAEAQKALRVNGDDTGEDDAITAYLRDAHLAAARRARAKTAPLAPALLRVGRKAYRKLQKARAEKAAGASEA, encoded by the coding sequence ATGACACTCGAGAAATCCGCCCGCGAGTCGCCCTTTCTGAGGTTCGCGAACGCCGAGTACCAGCGGCGCGGCACGCAGCAGCGCCGGGACCTGTCCAATAAGACCTACGTGCACAGCCTGCTGGAGAACAAGACCCTGGGCGACGCCCGGCTCGGCCTGCCCACCCAGCACGCCATCCTGCATTCCACCGAGGAGATCACCACCGAGGTGCTCGGAGACCGGGTCGCGCTGAAGTTCGCGCACGGCTGGTCCGCCAAAGGGGTCATGCTGCTCGAGCGGGTCGGCGAGGACCGCTACTTCGACAACATGGCCCTGCGCGAGTGGACCCTGGAGGAGATCCGAGAGAAGCAACAGGCAGTGGCAGCGAAGTTCCGCCGCAAGGACCCCGCCTGGATCGTGGAGGAGTTCCTCCACGGCGCCCAGCCCGGGACGGTGCCCTTCGACTACAAGTTCTATGTGTTCCAGGGCCAGATCGCGATGGTCGCGCAGATCGACAGGAACACGTCACCGCCGCGGATGGTGAAGCTCGACGGCGATCTGAAGCCCTTCACCGTGGGGCGCGACTACTTCCTCCGGCTCAGGGACATCCAGCCCGGGGCGCCGGTGGTGCCGCGCTCTGCGGTGATGCTCTCCCGCTGGGCCATCGAGCTCTCAGAGATGACCGATGCGCCGTTCGTCCGTGTGGATCTCTACGACACGGTGGACGGGCCCTACTTCGGCGAGTTCACGTTCTCCTCCGGGGCCGAGGTGCGGGGAACCGTGACCTACAGCGAGGAGATGCTCGCCCGGTTCGATCACCTGTTCCTTGAGGCGAGGAAGCGGCTCAACGGTGAGGACAGCGAACCGCTCACGGGCTGGAGCAAAGCTCTGCAGGACACCGAGGATGAGGAGCTGGCCTCCTATCCGCTGATCGGGCTGACGGCGTACCAGCGCTTCGCCCACTTCCTCTACAACCGCGGCAGCCTCGGCGGAGCCCGGTTGGCCGAGGCGCAGAAGGCTTTGCGAGTCAACGGTGACGACACCGGCGAGGATGACGCGATCACCGCGTACCTGCGGGACGCCCACCTGGCGGCGGCACGCCGGGCGAGGGCGAAGACTGCTCCCCTGGCCCCAGCACTGCTGAGAGTCGGCCGCAAGGCGTACCGGAAGCTTCAGAAGGCACGAGCAGAGAAGGCCGCAGGAGCCAGCGAAGCTTAG